The following proteins are co-located in the Roseofilum reptotaenium CS-1145 genome:
- a CDS encoding D-alanyl-D-alanine carboxypeptidase, protein MLEWLSAIPLALWLDQAGLEDVLQIPVTWQQNTSRWVLHSDQRVNLTDQIDPYLNSWSEKSLGQSYQGLWLQSGEQVLFEHQGTTLFSGASLTKVATTLAALKEWGPYHQFTTQVAIAGQLNNGVVEGDLVIIGGSDPLLVWQEAIAIGQQLHELGITEVTGDLIITGPLWMNYETDPATVGALFYRSMNANLWSSYVENQYRSLPHKLPRPQVAIAGSIRSQELPPANLTPVLRHQSLALLDILKRLNVHSHNFLAETLAESLGGDDRIEEMAAGFAGIPSDEIYLINGSGLGVDNRMSPRASVLLLMAIQRYLQLYHLSIANVFPVVGYDGGTISDRQPPQYSIVKTGTLSTVSALVGVIFTRDRGLVWFSIMNQGWDIEGFRVQQDELLRQLAQNWGGVNAPPETLHPKTQLASSLRTLGDFSRHQILW, encoded by the coding sequence GTGTTGGAGTGGTTAAGTGCAATTCCCCTAGCCTTGTGGTTAGACCAAGCCGGATTAGAAGATGTTTTGCAGATCCCAGTTACCTGGCAACAAAATACGTCTCGCTGGGTTCTGCATTCGGATCAAAGGGTTAATCTAACAGACCAGATCGACCCCTATCTGAACAGTTGGAGTGAAAAAAGCCTCGGTCAAAGCTATCAGGGCCTATGGCTACAATCGGGAGAACAGGTTTTATTTGAGCATCAAGGGACCACTCTTTTCTCTGGCGCTTCTTTAACCAAGGTGGCAACCACGTTAGCTGCTCTCAAGGAATGGGGCCCCTATCATCAGTTTACGACTCAAGTGGCGATCGCCGGTCAACTCAACAATGGTGTGGTTGAAGGAGATTTAGTGATCATCGGTGGTTCAGATCCGCTCTTGGTGTGGCAAGAGGCGATCGCGATCGGTCAACAGCTTCATGAATTAGGAATTACCGAAGTAACAGGAGATTTAATCATTACTGGCCCCCTGTGGATGAATTATGAAACCGATCCAGCAACGGTGGGGGCACTTTTCTATCGCAGTATGAATGCTAATCTCTGGAGTAGCTATGTGGAAAATCAGTATCGCAGTTTACCTCATAAGTTGCCGCGCCCCCAAGTGGCGATCGCCGGTTCCATTCGCTCCCAGGAGCTACCCCCAGCTAACTTAACTCCGGTGTTGCGTCATCAGTCCCTCGCCCTCCTCGACATCCTCAAACGACTGAATGTTCATAGTCACAATTTCTTGGCCGAAACTCTAGCCGAATCCCTAGGAGGAGACGATCGAATTGAAGAGATGGCGGCTGGTTTTGCCGGTATTCCCTCGGATGAAATTTACCTGATCAATGGATCGGGATTGGGAGTTGATAACCGCATGTCTCCCCGTGCTTCCGTCTTATTACTGATGGCAATACAGCGTTATTTACAGTTGTATCACCTCAGTATTGCCAATGTTTTTCCGGTGGTCGGTTATGACGGGGGAACCATTAGCGATCGCCAGCCTCCTCAGTATAGTATCGTTAAAACCGGCACATTATCAACCGTCAGTGCTTTAGTCGGAGTCATTTTTACCCGCGATCGGGGTTTAGTTTGGTTTAGTATTATGAATCAAGGCTGGGATATTGAAGGCTTTCGCGTGCAACAGGATGAATTATTGCGCCAATTAGCTCAAAATTGGGGAGGTGTTAACGCTCCTCCAGAAACCCTACACCCTAAAACCCAGCTTGCTTCATCTCTACGGACTCTTGGGGATTTCTCCCGTCATCAAATCCTTTGGTAA
- a CDS encoding DUF4351 domain-containing protein, with the protein MSKMIDHDRLFKELLSTFFVEFLELFFPQVIDYIDTQSIILLDKEVFTDVTEGEKHESDLIAQVKFRGKPSYFLIHVEAQSTSQKDFERRMFVYFSRLHEKFALPVYPIVIFSYNIPLKEAKNKYQITFPDLKVLEFKYQVVQLNRLNWRDFLNQPNPIASALMAKMRIDPQDRPKVKAQCLRLLTTLKLDPARMQLISGFVDTYLKLNASEEIKFEQEISTFTQPEQEAGMEIITSWMEKGIDQGLMREKELIIRLIKRKLGEIDSELETEIKALEIDRVEALGEALLDFNCVDDLIAWFNQMYE; encoded by the coding sequence ATGTCTAAAATGATTGACCACGATCGTTTATTTAAAGAATTGCTCTCAACGTTTTTTGTTGAATTCCTTGAATTGTTCTTCCCTCAAGTCATCGATTATATAGACACTCAATCCATTATTTTACTGGATAAGGAAGTATTTACTGATGTCACCGAAGGAGAGAAACACGAAAGCGATTTAATTGCACAAGTCAAATTTCGTGGGAAACCGTCTTATTTTTTAATTCATGTAGAAGCACAATCGACTTCACAAAAAGACTTTGAGCGACGCATGTTTGTCTATTTTTCTCGCTTACATGAAAAATTTGCCCTACCCGTTTATCCCATTGTCATCTTCTCCTACAATATCCCTCTCAAGGAAGCCAAAAATAAATATCAAATCACCTTTCCTGACTTGAAGGTTTTAGAATTTAAGTATCAGGTTGTGCAACTCAATCGCCTGAATTGGCGAGATTTTCTCAATCAGCCAAATCCCATAGCGTCTGCTTTGATGGCTAAAATGAGAATTGACCCCCAAGATAGACCCAAAGTCAAGGCCCAATGTTTACGATTATTAACCACTTTGAAGCTAGATCCAGCCCGGATGCAGCTAATCTCAGGATTTGTGGACACTTATCTCAAGCTGAATGCCTCAGAAGAGATAAAATTTGAACAGGAAATTAGCACATTTACTCAACCGGAACAGGAGGCAGGTATGGAAATTATCACCAGTTGGATGGAAAAAGGGATCGATCAGGGATTGATGCGAGAGAAGGAATTAATTATCCGTCTGATTAAGCGTAAATTAGGCGAGATTGATTCTGAATTGGAAACGGAAATTAAAGCCTTAGAAATTGATCGAGTAGAAGCGTTGGGAGAAGCCTTACTCGACTTTAATTGTGTTGACGATTTAATCGCCTGGTTCAACCAAATGTATGAATAA
- a CDS encoding peptide ligase PGM1-related protein, with translation MHHSNHVIECKDRPDVIEEFQYLQTQWRNSLSHQSCELPHRVDQNAIAPAKRSFIPPTWQTSHLTEPDDYDILVIPSLTLDQQELQKVEGVMHYEERMLFSLIRLKNPRTRLIYVTSEPLPEIIIDYYLHLLPGIPFSHARDRLLLFSAYDRSCKSLTEKILDRPRLIERIRRSLRSPRSYMVCFNSTSWERELSVRLQLPLFACDPNLLYWGTKSGSREIFAQCNIPHPDGCYSVWNCQDLAEASAELWERQPHLKCMVIKLNEGFSGEGNALLHLTPIADYQPGKASHGDRVRAIKNQFPYLRFQGPGETWSSFSSRIPELGAIVEAFIEGDKKRSPSVQAQITPLGTVEILSTHDQILGGPDGQIYLGCQFPADEAYRLKIQEFGRLIGQNLAEKGALERFAVDFIAVPSSDQSSSDWDVFAIEINLRCGGTTHPFMTLKYLTGGFYNSEDGLFYSQKGRPKYYLATDNLKNKRYQGLLPHDLIDIIAHHNLHFDTGTETGTIFHLMGTLSEFGKLGLTNIGDSLAQCELCYQKVISVLDQETQLYTGTAKTPISPQSNVVGNPLTHP, from the coding sequence ATGCACCACTCTAACCACGTCATCGAATGTAAAGATCGACCAGATGTCATTGAGGAATTTCAATATCTTCAAACTCAATGGCGAAATTCACTCTCCCATCAAAGTTGTGAGTTACCTCACAGGGTCGATCAAAATGCGATCGCGCCAGCGAAACGGAGTTTTATCCCCCCGACTTGGCAGACTTCGCACCTAACCGAACCTGATGATTATGATATCTTGGTTATTCCGTCTCTGACCTTAGATCAACAAGAACTTCAGAAAGTCGAAGGGGTAATGCACTACGAAGAGCGGATGCTCTTTTCTCTGATTCGATTAAAAAATCCTCGCACTCGCCTCATTTATGTCACCTCTGAACCCCTACCAGAGATTATCATTGATTATTATCTCCATCTTTTACCTGGTATTCCCTTTTCCCATGCTAGAGATCGCTTATTACTTTTCTCCGCTTACGATCGCTCCTGTAAATCTCTAACGGAAAAAATTTTAGACCGTCCCCGTCTAATCGAACGAATTCGGCGATCGCTCCGTTCCCCTCGATCCTATATGGTGTGTTTTAATTCCACCTCCTGGGAACGGGAATTATCCGTCAGATTGCAACTTCCCCTGTTTGCTTGCGATCCCAATTTACTCTATTGGGGCACAAAATCGGGCAGTCGAGAAATTTTTGCCCAATGTAACATTCCCCATCCCGATGGCTGTTATTCTGTTTGGAACTGCCAAGACTTAGCCGAAGCATCCGCCGAGTTATGGGAGCGACAACCCCATCTAAAGTGCATGGTTATTAAGCTCAATGAAGGATTTTCTGGTGAAGGCAATGCCTTACTGCATTTAACTCCCATTGCTGATTATCAACCGGGAAAGGCCTCCCATGGCGATCGCGTCCGCGCCATTAAAAACCAGTTTCCGTATCTCAGATTTCAAGGCCCTGGAGAAACCTGGTCCAGCTTTAGCTCCCGTATTCCCGAATTAGGCGCTATTGTCGAAGCCTTTATTGAAGGAGACAAAAAGCGATCGCCCAGTGTCCAAGCCCAAATCACCCCCCTAGGAACCGTAGAAATCCTCTCCACCCATGACCAAATTTTAGGCGGCCCCGATGGTCAAATTTATCTAGGGTGTCAATTTCCCGCCGACGAGGCCTATCGCCTTAAAATCCAGGAATTTGGCCGCTTAATTGGCCAAAACTTAGCCGAAAAAGGAGCCTTAGAGCGCTTTGCCGTTGATTTTATTGCCGTTCCCTCTTCGGATCAATCTTCCTCGGATTGGGATGTATTCGCCATTGAAATCAATCTGCGCTGCGGGGGCACAACCCATCCTTTTATGACCTTAAAATATTTGACCGGAGGCTTTTATAATTCTGAGGATGGCTTATTTTATAGCCAAAAAGGGCGGCCGAAATACTATCTAGCGACCGACAATTTGAAAAACAAACGTTATCAAGGATTATTGCCCCACGATTTAATCGATATTATCGCCCATCATAATCTTCATTTTGACACGGGAACTGAAACCGGAACCATATTTCATTTAATGGGAACCTTGTCTGAATTTGGAAAACTGGGATTAACCAATATCGGCGATTCTTTAGCCCAATGTGAACTCTGTTATCAAAAAGTGATTTCGGTTTTAGATCAAGAGACCCAACTCTATACTGGAACCGCTAAAACTCCAATTTCACCACAGTCCAACGTTGTCGGCAATCCTCTCACTCATCCTTAA